AGCTGAAATTGTTCCTCTTCAGACATAGTATGGGCAGCTACGGTGTAATCTTCTCCAACTGCTTTGTCTGAGATGGTGCGTGTTGTCCCAGCTTTCCATCAGAAATAAGGAGGAAATTCAAATTTAATAGTATGTGACCCAGCTCTCGTGATGAATAAATCTCCCCAAGTTTTAGCAGtttgaataaacaaacaaatgtttaGATGCTTATTATAAGCTCTTTGATTTGCAAACTTGTGCTAGCTCTCTCATGAGAACGGACTTAGTGCAACTGCTGGTATTTCCTAAATCTGTGCGGGccagaaataatgcaaaaaatatgCTCTTTGGCAACACTTCAGCTTTCTAGCAGCTGGCTAGAACCAAAGCACAAAGGCACGTGGAAATggcaattaaataaaaaagaagatttctttaaatgtgGAGAAAGATTCAATTTCTGTAAGTGGAAATATTCCTATCGTCTgtcaatttgtttttaaaagtggcattctgaaatttaaaaaggtACAAagtatctgatttttttttaaaatggcagttCTGTGCTGTTACACTGAAgacattttcattaaagaaaatatttaagaaggagATTAAAATGAACAGATTTCCCTAACACTTGGCAcaaaaccttccttttttttttttttccttcccctttgtCGAAGTACCTCGGGCAtcccaataaataaataaaaaaccccaaacaaccctcAAAAAATAATGAGCAAGCTGTAGGTTTGCATACCATTAAGTCATACCATTGTTTCCTAGGATTCTTCTCTATCCATCTGTTGTCTCTTGTCTTAAGCTGTTTGTGGGTACCTGGTGGCTAACCAGAGTTGTTCAGTGCTATGACAATAAAATAAGTTATGTTGATAGAATCAGGTCAAAATTATACCTAACAAGCCAGTAAAtctttaataaatttttaaacctAAAATCTGATCACTTTATTTCCCTCCATAGAatgggtattttaaaatattaggtGATCTGTACAAGGTGGAGATGCTGAAGGCTCCTCAGTAATAGATCTCAAACTAGTTCAGATTCCAAACTtctaaaaaaatgaacacaaattgAGTCATTTTGAAATCTTAATTGGCAAAAGCCTGCTGCATTCACCTACTGAAGTAGCGAATATACTTCATTAAAAGTGTGATGTAGAAATTAAGAACTTCTTTTCCTCATTAACACTCGGGAAGTGAATTGTCTGCCCTGTGTCGTTCTTTGAAGAGACTGTGGGTATGTGCACAGTGCAGCAGTGTGGGCAGTGGAATCTATCCAGAATTTTAGGCTATGTTAACATCTTGTTCATATTTCTGTAATTCAGAGAtgcattctttccattttttttttttcattaaaggtctgcaatttaatttaaaacagaaatcaaacttCAGTGTCCAAGGAGCTAGTAAAAAAATGCTTGCTGGTtttcaaataacaaaacaaaatggatctggaacaggaaaaatgcaaattacGTACTTTCCTAATGCCGATAACAGGAACCTGTTACAAGCAGCTGTTAATATAGCTAAACATTATGCCTTCCACTGAATGATGCTGGTTTTAATTCTTTATAGTTTTGCTGagaatttaagtatttattattaaattttccatgttttttaaaagtttcagtaAAGTCTTTTAGCCACTTTTGAGaacaagagcaggaaaaataGTTCTTGTCCACACCAACTGTCTGATTTTCCTGAGAAACTTCAGTACACCCAAACTATGGAACACAACCTTAAATTTGCCCTTTGCATAAATCTgagctttgggggaaaaaatttcAGCTTATACTTTCTTTAGAAGATAAACTTAAAACAGTTGGCTATTAGAGTTTCAGTATGccatcacagaatggctgataCTCTGACAATTTTTTTGAGTAAGCAGTATATTGCTTATCAATTATTTCAATGCTCAATGTCTTATGCCTAAACCCCACAGTTCCTTAGTGAGACATGGCTGACCTCAAGAATAAAGCAGCATCATTACTAAAATCCTCTTGTTATTTCTGAGGGCATACTATGCACTGCTGTAAGACACAAAAGACAACCTCATCGCTTCTGCTGTTTCCTGGTAAGACCAACGATCTTCTCTTAACGAAGCGTTAGAAGTAGCTGTAATGTAAGGCTTATTCTTCCTGTTGCCAACTGGcgacagggatggggagagtTTTGTGCACATGCATTTATTGTTTCTATCCTGCCCCAGCTGGTCACCAAATTTGAGGCCCATGCTTCAATAGTTTACACTAAATATATCTGACACTAAAACCTCTCCTAATGACCATTGCCTGGATAAATACCAAATTGCTTTTAAACCTGTAATTTATCCAGTGTCCAGCCATGCCAGCAGGCCTGTAAAGAAACAAGCGTTGTGACTAAAGTAAGAATCATAGTGCGATGCTTTCACTTTATCAGTCTTACTTAATTCTTGCAGTGAAGGTTTAAGATTCTGAAGTCTTCAAACATGCTACAATAAAACAAGTACAAAGTGTCCTCCTGTGCCGCTGAAAGCTTAACTATTGTGAAAATGCTAAGACTGGCTCCCGAGATCTTTGTGTTATGAAACAAAtagtgaaataaagaaataataatgtgaagttaccatattaaaaaaacgaaaagaacacaaaatagCACAGTGTCTTGCATGCAGCTGACACTTTTGTGTAGTACTCTCTGATAAAAGATCCTGTAAAATGGCAAAGTCAAGCAGTTTCCTTATGGCTTATTTTGCATCAGGAATAAGTACTGTTGTAAAATCAGAGTTTGCTCTCAGGAACGTGATAAACTTACTCTCAACTGTGCTCTCTTTCATAGTATTACACAATTGACACCTACAAACCCTGTTCCTGGTATCTGTCACCTTATCCACTATGGCTGTATGGACAAGGACAAAATTTGGTGAAATAATCTAGCTAATACTTCTATTGACAAGGCTGAAGaaggaatagaaataaatatatccAAGTGGATAATTGGAAAAAATGAGTGTATTAATCAGAAAAGTAACAGGTCCAAACAACTCCATACCACCAAGATACTTGTCAAGAAAGAAGGTGCCTTTCCCATACAATCATTTCTTCAGAGTAAGCTATCACTGCACTAGAATGCTGTGCAgttgaaattcttttttctggGCTAGGGTCAGATTTTTCAGTCTCTCCAAAATTCTCGCTAattcaaaacagtatttttaagtcTAAGCTGCATCTTGAGCTATTACAAGTTCTCCAAAATACACATGGTATGATATATTTTACCCCAGGGAGATTTTTGTATTTCCttaaaacacttttgaaaaaaagggTTCCATTGCTTTATCACATTTACTCTTCAACAAACACCTGAATAGAGCAtctctgctgtattttagaTAACTCTTCGGATTTTACTTCGTTTCATAAAAGAACCACCTTTTAAACGTGCTAATCCCAAGGTATACCAATGTAATACTGTATGAAGCTGTACTGCATTTCATGGaattaaagcagcagcagatcagaGGTCTTTCAAATTTTGTAGAAGTGTATGTACAGTAATATCCAACCATTTGATACACCTAGACTGAAAAAGTGTTAGCTGGTTCTCAGCAACTACCATTAGCCAAAAGTGCATAATCTTTATGATTGTGCATAGACCTGGAAAGAATTTACTGAATCTGTTATATTAATTCTATAATGACTAAGCCAAGaggaaatacaattttgttCATTTCTGTTACTTAACATTCTGATTTATTATACAAATATGTATTCCTTACCAATCTTcaaatttccaaataaaagaaccATTATAAGACACTTCATGAGCACTATGatcagtatttttctgtagaactctttcaaaagaagacaaaagatCCCAAACCAAAAGAAGTGTAACACTCCAGTTACCCAGCTTTTAGATTTTTCATGCTCTGGGCTGAGTGAACAGCAGATAACTGTGCAAGTAGTTTTGCTCCCATCTGTTATTAGTATTGCTCTTGTCTTTAaatattgtggaaaaaaatactaaaagtcCTTAATACATATCCCTGTAGATTTCCTGTAGTAAAGGGTGTAAATGTGCATCGGATTCAGTCTTCTTAATTATCTGAACAAGCTGAGCATGCTCTGTGACAAGTTGTCGGAGGTCAGCCATTTTTTGAAGAAGTTTAGGGAAGAGGAAGATGTCATCAGGATGGTTGGTTTGCAAGTGAAGTTTCAGTACATGCACAATGCTCTCCTGCATTTTTTCAATGTGTCCTACATTTACAAGACCAGGACGATCTgttctcaaaacaaacaaaagaatacatgtcataattttataattattctTTAAAGTAGGCTACTTTATAGATTCTATATTGTAGGCTACAGTGTATATTTACATTATACACTGAGAGAAATAAGGCTCAAAATGaatcttaaaaagagaaaaggaaaaaaaaaataatgtagtCTTCCTTATCCCTTGGCCAAAGTTTTGTCAATGCCCACAGTTATTTGAGGAGAGATTTCATACTACTAAATACAACCTgtgctacaaaagaaaaaaaaaccataccaCCCTCTCACCCCAAAAACCAGCAGAGGTATCCAGCCTAGGAATCCAGTTCTCTATTCTGTATGTCCTGATAATAGAATCCAAACAgtaaggacagaagaaaaagcctgtGGCTATTTCTAGAGTTCTTGAAGTCTGGGAGCAATACAGCAAGACATAAATAACAGGCTTTCACTCTTGGTTCCCATATGTATATTTCCATAGCACAAGTTCTTGACAGGACATAGAGAAGCACCTATTAAGGATGTTTCACTCTTTCTAGTAtatgatttcattttcatgtaatACCTTCAAAGACTCTCCAGACCAAACTTCTCTGTAAGAAGTCTGGGACAACAGACTAAATATGTTTCTTGAAAACTTAAGCTAGTTCCATGGAAAAggatggggggggcggggacgggaccaaaccccaaaacattttgcGTGCAAAGAACTCTCCTGACTTCTGGAAACATCAAAATACCAACTTATTGTGCAAAAGTAGTTCAAGACTTGATGGGAACTTACTGTCTAAACTAACACATGAAGCTTTTGACAGTCTACAGATTGTATCTTTCTTCTTGTAATTGCTGAGGATGCAGCCAGAGCAGTGAAACATCCTATGAGTTTGGCAGAATGCAAAAAGGCAAGCGGGAGCAGTTGTTGGAActttctttatcttttatttcccGTTCTCAAAATGCTTATGGATAGTTTTGAATTTAACCTTAAATATGAATGTCCTTACTTTCTGGGTGAAAGAAAGGATtataaatttttattatatttgtgTTCCTTTACTCAAAGAGTTCAAACAatgggcatttaaaaaaaccaaacaaaaatccccataTCCTTAGGtactatgaaatattttttaaaaataccatcagctgatatttttttaattagctaagTAAGCTGGTTTTTTAAAACACCCTGTGACGTTAAAATCAGAACACATCAACAGAGCTGTGCATTTGTGCAGAACTCATTACATGATGCAATCAGCAAGTGTCAAAGATAAGCAAAGCTATAATCTGCACCTGCCTCCAGTCTCATTACATGCTATTTTTCTGCCCATTTGGCAGATACAAGTACTGTTTCCAAGCCAGccttaaacataaaaaaaaataaaatccaccaaaccccaaacaaaaaaaccaccaacactCTTCACATCCCACTTGTAAAAACAGAGTAACTCGCCCTCTCTCTAAGGGAGGCTAAACAGTGAATCCAAGCAAGTCTAcaattctgcaaagcaaaatacaggATCAAGACTGTTAGCAGTTAAACAGTATCTTCCACGAAACATGCTAAAAGGGCAAATGATATTGTTAGTGGTAGAACTGAATCTTCAAGAAATATATAAGCTTCtccattaaaattattaattcacatgaagaaaattttaaaatttactacCTTAAAGAACAAATATGTAATGCTTACCTCCACAGCAAATGATGGCAGCAACAAAAAGGGATATATCGCTATCATCCAATTCTAGTGCATTGAATTTCATTGCAAAATCAAATTTCGGCTCCATTATATCACAGAATGGCTTTCTCAGGCTTTTTAGGAACTCCCGGGTTATAAAACCGTTTCCATAGGCTACCAGCATCCCGTCCTTGTTCATCACAGATGCTAACATGGCAAATATGGCTTCATAAACTCCGTATTTTAAAAGTGTCACTTGATCATTCAAGTCAAGATTGGAGAAGCCAGGAATAGATTTGGCAAATTCGGTAAGTTCTGTGACGGTCTCTACAGATGTACACTGGCAGCAGTGGAAGATTCGAACTTCTGCTTCCTTGTTCTGAATTCCATTGGCTACCAATTTTGCCACCAGGGTCTTCTCTGCCATACACAAGGTATCCATATCATGTATAACAAAtggctacagagaaaaaaaatactaattcaGTTACAAAATAATGGTTATTAATCATTGGTTTCCTAAAGAATAGGAATTTTGATAAACTTTAACTTTGACGCTAATCAGTCTTCAACTATCAATAAACCTTGAGTTCTTTCACATTTCTGCATAAAGAGAAGCCATGTATTACAGAACTACAAACTGCAATATCTAAAAAC
The nucleotide sequence above comes from Buteo buteo chromosome 19, bButBut1.hap1.1, whole genome shotgun sequence. Encoded proteins:
- the PPARA gene encoding peroxisome proliferator-activated receptor alpha isoform X2 translates to MINVIATAKFRKKIVISANTVVFKSAFQLECHIMVAIRFGRMPRSEKAKLKAEILTGENYVEDSEMADLKSLAKRIHDAYLKNFNMNKVKARIILAGKTNNNPPFVIHDMDTLCMAEKTLVAKLVANGIQNKEAEVRIFHCCQCTSVETVTELTEFAKSIPGFSNLDLNDQVTLLKYGVYEAIFAMLASVMNKDGMLVAYGNGFITREFLKSLRKPFCDIMEPKFDFAMKFNALELDDSDISLFVAAIICCGDRPGLVNVGHIEKMQESIVHVLKLHLQTNHPDDIFLFPKLLQKMADLRQLVTEHAQLVQIIKKTESDAHLHPLLQEIYRDMY